Below is a genomic region from Sediminitomix flava.
ATGTTGATTAGAACAGGAGATAAAATAGCTGTGGGGGAAAGTAATTACATAGGCGCAGATGCTACTTTTCTTCGAGCTGGGGCAGACTTGGTGCGTATTCCTGTAGATCAAGATGGTGTGGTAGTAGAGAAGTTAGCCGATATTTGTCAAAAGGAAAAAATAAGAGGAATTTACCTAACACCTCATCATCATCATCCGACAACAGTGACCTTAAGTGCGGAAAGAAGAATACAGTTGTTGTCAATAGCAGAACAATATGGCCTATTCATTTTGGAAGACGACTATGATTATGATTTCCATTACAGCAGAAGCCCGTATTTACCATTGGCAAGTATAGATCAACAAGGACATGTTATTTACATAGGGAGTTTTACAAAAATGTTGGCACCCAATTTTAGAGTTGGTTTTATATCAGCACCTTCTGATTTGGTAAAATTGATAGAACAAGAACGAATATTGTCAGACCGACAAGGGGATTTTGTTTTGGAAAGAAGTATCGCTCATTTACTCAGAGATGGAGTCATTCATCAGCATTTGCGTAAAGTATTGAAAGTTTATCAAAATAGAAGAGATACCATGTCTGAACTTTTGAATGATAAACTTTCTTCTGTGGTAGAATTTGAAATACCCAAAGGGGGAATGGCTATTTGGGGCGAATTTGATCAGGAAATAGACTTAGCCAAAGTGTCTGATATTCTGCTTAAAAAACATGCACTACTAATTCCTGATTTTAAGCAATACAATACTTTTAATCTGTTGAACTCACAGGGTATTCGTTTTGGTTTTGCCTCTCAAAAAGAGGAAGAAATGAATGAAATCATAGGGATTATGAGTAATCACTTTGAGGTATAGTCAAATGGTTTTTAGTACCCATTTTGGGGTATTGTTTAACAGATATGATGCATTTCATTTATAGTGTTTGTATTCATTAATAAAAAGAGGTTAACTTGCGCTAATACTTAAATTATGATAGGGACTTATTAAATATAAGGTCTCATAATCAATTTTTTTCAACTACAAATTGAATTACTCAACGTTAAACTATTATTTATAATCGTAAGGAGACAAATGAATTTAAAACCAAAAAACTTACTATTACTTCTAATGTGTATACTTCCTTTTTTTGCGACAGCACAAGAAGATACAGGGATAGAAGTTTCACAAGTTGAAGAGAAAATTCAAGAAGGGGCCTTTTCAAAATTTGCCATAGGATTTAGTGGAGGAACTACAGGTGCAGGTTTTGACATCTCTACAAATTTGACCAAGCACCTTCAGCTATCAGTGGAAGGAAATTTATTTCAACTAATGAATATTCAACATGAAGCGGATATTGAGGGAGAGCCTTTTACGATAGATGCTTCTGTTGACCTTCAAGCCTTTGATGCTAAAATTGCCTTTTTACCATTTGCCGGAAGTTCTTTCAAGTTAGTAGGTGGTTTTGGGTATTTTAAAAATGATGTAACTATTGTAGGAATCTACGAAGAAGACGTTGCGTTAGGAGAAATCAATGTAGACCCAGGTCAGTTGACAGTTAGGTCAACTTGGAAGGTAACAGCACCATATATGGGAATCGGTTTTGGTCGTCCAGTACCCAAAAGAAGAATCGGTTTTGGTTTGGATATGGGGGCTTATTATGTAGGTAGTCCAGATGCAAGATTGACAGGTACAAACTTGGTCGAAGCAATGAATAGTCAAGAAGAGCAGCTCAGAGAAAACCTTTCGGGGTATGAGTGGTTTCCTGTCATCAAATTCAGATTAGCTGTAAGACTTAACTAAAAACTGAAACAAAATGAAAAAGATATTATATACATTTACTCATATGTTATTGGGGTTGTTTACCTTAATAGCATGTACGAATCCAGTCGAGGATATTAATTTGGCATTAAGTTCTAACCTTTTTAGTCAAACAATTGTCATTCAAGCAGTAGATGCTTCTGGTCAAGAAAACTTGCTAGGTTCTAATACGCTAGAGGTTGAAGTACTTGATCCAAATGATTATATCTACAATCAGTTAGGAGAGAAGGATTTCTCAATGGAGGCAGGCTTCTTGACGCTTTTTGTAGACCCTAATGTTGACATGGAAGAAATTAACTTCAAAGTAAAGATTAGTGGGGAGAACTATTTGACAACTATTGTTCCTGTTCAGGTTACTTCAGGACAAACAATGAAGAGCGTCAAAGTGAACATTGTGAATATTGACCCCGCTAAGACGGCTGAGGGAGTCAGCGTAGAAATAGGAGATTATTCTTTGAGTAATAGTATTACAACTGAGGAGATTTCTGTAAAGGCAGAAAGCGACGATACTTCAAGTGATGCTGCTACAACAGTAAGCATACCTTCAGGAACAACTTTCAGAGACAAAGATGGACAATCTATTCAAGGTGGTACAGTTCAAGCACAAGTGGTAAACTTTGATACTACTGACCCTGAAGCTTTAGCAATGTTCCCTGGAAACCTTAAGGCTGTAGATATAAAAAATGAAGATGGAAGTGAAGAAGAAGCTGTTCTATATTCAGCAGGCTTTACTTCTATTGATATGTTTGTAGGCGGAACTGAAGTAAAAGAGTTTACTAAAGATATTGATGTTACAATTTCTATTGATGAAAGTGTAGTGAGCCCAAATACAGGAATGCCTTTTAAAGTGGGCGATGAAATTCCTGTATGGACATCAGAAGAAGGTGAAGGATGGGAACGCCATGCAACAGGAACAGTTGAAAGTGTGGATGGTAAGCTTGCTGTAGTATTTAAAACAAATCACTTATCATGGTATACTTTGGCTTATGCAAAGAGTTCTTGTAAGTATGGTTATGTAAAAATGGTCAATACAGGTGATGATGCACATAAAAAAGTATGGATTTCAATACAAGATACACTAACAGGCGAGTATATAGTTGATGATATTGCAGCGATAGGTGCTAAAGGTTTGAGCTCTTTCGGATATGGAAGCACAACATGGAAAATAACTGTGTATAGTGGTCAAAATAAAAATACGGATGTATTATTCGAAAGCTTTGTTCCTGTAGCTTGCACTCCTGTTACTATAGATCTTACAGAACAGATGAAAGAAGCTCATGAACCAGATGTGGTAATCGATGTAAAAGGTTACTGTGGTTCAACACTAATTGTTCCTTCTGGGCCATTGTTCATGCAAGATCCATCAAATGATAATGAGTGGAAATTGATGGGCTATGTAGAAAACGGAAAAATTGATCTGTATGGTGTTACTGTTGGCGAAACGTATACTTTTGGTGTAATTATCAATGGTAGTATTAATGAGATGAATATTACATTGGATTCAAAAGAAATCATTTATGATGACTATGTAATTGACGACGAAGTTTGCAATGAACTCCCAATTTAGCAGTCATATTTCTTAGTCAGAAAGAGAGGCACAAACAGGTTTTTACCCCCGTTTGTGCCTTTTATATTTTAAGTTACTTATTTTTTACTCAAAAATATTTTCATCATTTCGAACTGCTCGATTTTCATCGATTTGATCTCTTAGAAGACCATCAGCTTGTTCTACACTGTGAATATTGATGTAAGTATCATCTTCTTTGAGTTGGGTAGCAACTTCATCAGATAGTTCTTCAACTCCTGTCAGACTATTATTTTCATCAAAAGCATTGTCACCGCTTAAGAAATCGAAAATCACATCGCCTGTTGCTCCTGCTGCACCAGCATGAATGTGTGCCATCGTTAAGCTATCACTTTCAGCTAAGTCATTCACTGACATATCGAAATACAATTCATTATCTTCTGTCAGTCGAACAATTGCTGTACCAGTTTCATCACGTCCTTCAATAGGTGGAACTTGATTAGCTGGAGATAAATCTAGATCTGCAGCAAGATCAATTACTTCATCTACTTGTCCACGAAGCAATCCAGATTCTTGTTGAGTAGAATGAATATTTACATACAAGGCATCATCATTTCTGAGAGCATCAGCTTGTTCTTGAGTCAGCTGAACAATTTGGTTGATCGAATTAGAATCACCAAAAACAAGGTCTTCACCATCAGCTAAAGTGATAAATACATCCCCATTTTCTACCGGGTTTCCTGCATGAATATGTGCTACTGTAAGTTCATCACCTTCGGTAAGGTCATTTACTACAAGTGTATATACAAGTTGATTGTCACTTAAAAGGATAAGAGAAGCAGTACCAGACTCAGGTCTATCTGCTAAGCTAGGAACTTGTAAACGAGGAGAAAGTGCAACTTCCCATTCTCTTTCAATTTCAGGAATAAGAATTCTACTTTCATCGATTTGTCCTCTTAATAGACCATCAGATTCATTTTGAGAGCTTACTAATACATAGCTTTCTCCAAGTTCAATGGTTTCAATAGCATCTTGGTCATTGACTTCAACACTTCCTTCTAAAGTTCCGTTTTCGAAGTTACCAACCAAATCAACGAGTACAGTACCATTCGCACCCGCCATTCCTTCGTGAATATCAACTTTAGTGATCATATCAGATCTATCTAAATCTGGTACATTCACTAGGTAATAAAGGTTATTTTCGTTTGTGATACGAAGGGATGCAGTACCTGTTTCGGTTCTGCCAGTAACAGGAGGAACTACTTGATCTGTTGTGAGTTCAATGTCAGAAGCAAAGATAATTGTTTCATTCAATTGTCCTCTAAGAAGTCCGTTAGGGTTATTTTCAGATGCAATAAGAAGGTAAGCTTCTCCTAAAACAGCATCAGCTTGTACTTCTGTGAGTTGAATACTACCCATATAATCGTTTTGGGCATTGAATTGCATACTGTTATCATTGACAATGACCACGATAGAATCACCATTCATAGTTGGATCGCCAATATTAATTTGTGCAGTAGTAAGACGGTCGCCGTTATCTACAGCAGCATTAGCGAGTGTGTATTCTAATGTATTATCATCAAATAAGGTGAGGCGAGCTTGCCCGATAGCGGTACGGTTAGTAATTCCAGGAATTAAAAAGCGAGGAGATACGGCAATGTTCCATTCTTGGACAATACCTGGAGGTGTAGAACCTCCTCCATCTCCAACATCGGTTCTATCATCATCATCACAGGCAGAAGCAATGTACAAGAATGACAGTAAGACTGAAAGTCTTAGTATCCATCTTTTCATAGTAAGTTAATTAGGGTTGATTTCGATCTTTGTTTTAGCTTTAGTAGTCTGTCTTCTCAGATAGGTTTTAGCCTTAAGAAATTAGATTACTTCTACCACGATACATCCTTAAGAAAGAAATAGTTGCTGCCCTTTATTAAATTCTTACTATAATTTTAGCATCCATTTGAATTGTCCATTTAAGGTCTAAAGAGTCTTATCCAGCTTTTTGTTGAAAGTACTGACTCGGGGTAGCTCCAACTAGTTTTTTGAATGCTCGATTGAAAGCCGTCTTAGAGTTAAATCCAACATTATAAGCATGTGCTAAGAAGGTAAACTCTTGTTTTGTGTCTTTTGAAACTTCTTCAATGAATGCATCAATTCGGTATTGATTAATAAAGTCATGAAAGTTTTTCTGAAAGCCATCATTGATCACTCTTGAGAGGTCATTTGTACTACAGTTCATGTCTTTGGCAAGGTCAGTGAGATTCAAACGAGGGTTTTTGTACAAGGTTTTATCCGTCATCTGAATTTCTAATAATTTCTTGAGTTGTAAGTCGATTTCAGAAAGAATAGCATCTCCTTTTTTACTTTCTACAGAACTTGATAGAGACTTATTGGAAAGGTTCAGATGAACTTCTGGAATGTATAAAATCTCAGCTTGATTCATTGCATAATACCCCATGACAAAAGACACAAATGCAATAGTAAGCCATAGCGTATCTATTAAAAATTCTTTGATGTGTAGTGCTTCGTAGGATAACAAGTAGGCGATCCCAACTGAAAAATATAAAACTGTCCAAATAATTAAGCAAACAACATAAACATTCATGATACCTGAGAGGTAGTTTAGTTTATGTTCCTCAGAAAGATAATCGTAGCTCTTTTCAGATTGTTTGGCGAGTATTTTTTTGCTTGCATACCAATAGTAGAAATTAAAAATAAGCCCTATACCTCCCGAAAAAGTGAAAAGTATGTCTAAATCTTTATTCATCACATAAAGAATAAGGTCTGAATTACTCATAGACCAAAGTGGTATGTAGCAGATCAGTTGAATACAGAATGGAATGAAATGTAAGCCTGTCTTTTGCCACGTTTTTTCTTTAAAACTAAGTTTGTAAATGTAAGTGTAGAAAAGAGGACCGTATAGGAAAAGAATAAATTCGGGTACTAAATATAGCTTTGGAAAAACTTGAAAGATATCTCTGTAAAACATTGCAACTCGAGCAATGAGTACTAAAGAAATACTTAGGATTAGGAGTGCAAGGTATTTATTGGCAGATCGGTTATTATTCTGAATACCAAAAATAGAGATGATAAGCATTAAGCCTTGGAAGGAACTAAGCAATAACAACAGCATATATGGAGTCATAGTTTTTCCTGAGAGGTCTTCCCATGAACTGATCTTAATTTCATGTCTCCAATCATCTTTGGTCACATCAAACTTTCGATTACTGATTGCGCGTCCATTTTCTCTACCTTCTACCGAATCCCATGAACCTCTAGTAATTTTGAAATCAAATTTCTCAACACCAAAAGGCAGTTTGAGATAGTAATGTCCGTCATCGTCTCTATTGAATTTATATTCGGGGTTGTGTGTACTCCAATTGTTAAAATCGGCAGCTAAAAAAAGTGAAGCATCGAAGGGGGTTTCTTCAGGAATATCGGTAATGACAATAAGGACGTGTTTTCCAATTTCTCGGACTTGGTCTTGCCAAGATTGAATTTCAATATCTATGGGGCTTGTATAATAGGGTTCGTAAAATCTGTTTGGACGAATATCTCCGATGGTATTTCCTTCAACATTTTTCCAATCACCTCTAGTAAACTTGTATTGGAAAGGCTGATCAGTTTTGGGGATTTCTATATAATATTGACCGTTTTCATCCTTCTGAAGTTGGTATTTTTCGTCTTGTGTCAGCCAATTATTTAGAGAGCTAACAAGGTAAATTTGACTGCTGTCAGGTGTGGACTCGGGGATACTTGTGAGCTGAAAACGAATGGTTTCATATTGGGCATAGGCTAGATTATGAGATAAAATCTCACAAAAAAGAATGCAAAAAATGCCTATCCATTTGAATTGGTTTTTTAGAGCTAAGTTTTTCATTTTCAAGTATGATAGTCGTAAAAAGGTATTCTGAGCTTGCGATATCGCGTGAGTGTAGTACCAGTATTGTAAAGTCTAGCCTTAATTTAAAACCAATTATGAATAAGTCCATATTTTTATTGTACTTTTTACACATTTAGTGTTTCGGGTAAGCACAAAAAAAGACCTTATGCATAAGCATAAGGTCTTTAGAATATTACAAACTATAAGTGGTATAAAAATATTTATTGTTTCAATAAACGAAGTACTTCACGTTTTGAGCCCATCGCTACTTCTACAAAATACCAACCGTCTAATAGACCTTGAACATCAACATTCAGCTTCTGTTCGCCAAGTCCAATTGGTTTGTATTTGATACTCTTTACAAGCTGTCCGTACATATTGTACACTTGAATATTAACAGGACTTCTTTCATCTAAAGTCATTTTCAAGGTAGCATTTGAACTTGCTTGCGTAGGGTAGATAGATGCAGAAATGATATTATTAGACTCTGAAATACTTGTCAGTCTAGATGCAGACTCTGGATTAGAGCTGTACCATTGTCCACCTTTGTACCAACCTTCGCCACTTCTTGAAAGATCACCTGTTTGTGAACCTCCGTTATTGTGGAAAAGTAAGTTAGCTGAAGTAGCTCCTTCAATGGTGTATACATACCAATCGTTTCCTTCGGCTGTCATTAATTCTCCTGGCCAATTAGATGATGCTCCGTTTGAAGTTCCCCAATAATGGATTCTCGTTGCACTTCCCCATGAGCTTTTGAAGTGAATTTTTAACCCTGTCGGATCTTCAGGTTTTGTATCGTACCACTGCCCATTTCTGTACCAGCCGTCTTTGTCTCTTGTCAAGTCTGGAGATTTGTTTCCAGCATTGTCGTGGAACAATAGATTCGTTGAAGTCACATTGCTAGGGAAAGTAAATGCATACCAACCGTCAGCTTCCAATGTCATAGAAACACCTGGCCAAGAAGTAGCTGTAATACTTCCTACAGGTTGAGCATTCCAGTAGTGAATCAGTGCATTGTTATAACCTTGCGTGTAGACCGTGAATCCACCAGTTACTTCATTTACAGTAAAGCTTTCGCTCACAATTGCAGATGTATTTCCTGCATCGTCTACAGCATACGCTTTTACTACAGTCACTCCAATCGTTGAAACGGTAAAGCTTGTAGTATTTTGAACTGAAGTTGAAGAAGTTGTTGGATCAGTACCATCCAATGTATAGTAAATAGTTGGACTAGTGTCTCTGTCATCAGAAGAAGAAATACTTACGCTTACTTCCCCATCGAATGTTCCACCATTCGGGCTGATGCTTACTGAAGGAGATGTTATATCTGGACCTAAATCTAGAGGAACCCAAGTACCATTATCATATCCTTTTCCTTCGTTTCCGCAAGTGGTAAGGTCTGCTGTTTGTCCACTTCCCGAATTCGTGAAAATTACGTTTGAACAAACACCGCCTGTTACTTCATATTTCATCCAGCCTGTTCCAATTTCTGAAGCATCTACCATGCTTACACCTGGCCAAGCCACAGGATTTGCTTCTGTGATCGTACCATTTTCATTTTGTACATCCCAATAATATACATGACTGTAACCTTTTGCATAGATTGTGAATGTTTGAAGTGCTTCGAAAGTATAAGTACCTGTTTCGATTTCTGATGCTCCTTCGCTGTTGTAAGCTATTGCTTTGATTGTAACAGTTTCACCAGCAGTACCACTTACAGGAATCACTCCAGTATATGGAAGACTTTGATCTGATGGCGTCGATCCATCTAGTGTATAATAGATTACACCTGACTGAGTAGCAGAGAGTGCAACATTTCCAGAACCACTAGGGTAATTGGCACTTGCAGGGGAAATCGTCACTGTTGGTACTTGAGGGCCAGGACAATCACCAGGACAAGAGTCTGTCCAGCTTCCATCTCGGAACCAACCCGATTGCGTTCTTGAGTAGTCATCAGATTGTGCGCCACCATTGTCATTGAAGACGATTCCTACAGAAAGAGCAGTTATTGAAGCATGATACCAGCCATTTCCTGCATCAGTCATCTGAACACCAGGCCAAACAGTGTCATCTGTTACACCTACAGGAGTCGCATCGAAGTAATGGATATAAGCACTACCCCAATCGCTTGGTTTGTAGAAGTAAATATCCATCGGATCAATCTGACCAACGCTGTATTTTTTAGAGGCATAAGTTGTTTCTCCATTCGCATTTTCTGCCACAACTCTTACTGTTGCAGAGCTTGTCAATTCGAAAGATGAAGAATAAACTGTCCAATTTTTATAATCAGCTTGACTTAAGTTGTCATCAGTCGTGTAGTAGATTGCAGGATCCGGATCGTTTTTATCTGTAGCAGAAATAGAAACTGTGATCGAATTCTCATCATACTGAGTATCTGGTGAAATGCTTACAACAGGACGAGCAACGAAAACGTAATTTTTATTGTAAAGTAAAACGATTCCTTCGCTGTCTGCAGTGAAAGATACACTACCATTTGTGACTACTTGTTCTGCATTTGTATAATGATCTACAATGGTATCTCCTTCAGAATAATAATTTGATACATCGAATGATACCGTTCCTTGTGCTCCGATAGCTACAATTACACGGTCAGCAAATCCTTTTTCTTGGTTTTCATAATCTCTGACAAAAGTATAAGGAGAATCACTGATTTTTTGGTGAGAACCAGCACCTACGGCAGGGTGATCTCTACGGAAGGTACCTAGCTTTTTCCAAACTTCATGTTGTGCTTGGTTGAAAGCTCCCCAGTTCATATCAGAACGTGTATTTTGCTCCTCATCAGCCCAATTTCCTTCTGGTCTTCCCGACTCATCTCCGTAGAAAATCTGAATACCGCCTGGCAATAGCAAGAAGCCAGGAGCAGCAGCTTGCAATGAACCTCTATTGAATAAAGGCGGAACATCATGCGAAGAAAGATAGCTTAGTGAGTTCCAAGTTGGATCGTCATTGATCGTAGCATATTCAGAGAATAGTGATTCCAAATCATTTGCTTGACGCGAAGAAACCCTTGCATCATTTTTCAAACCGAAGTTGATAACAGAGTTGAAATCTCCATCGGTATGATATTCAGATTTGTTTTTACCATGTCCCCAAACTTCAGCAGTCATCCAGAATTCTAGATCATCTAGTGCTTTTTCTGGGTTTTCAGCTTTCCAATCTTTCAAGGCTGAAATGGCATATTGTTTCAGTCTTGCCCAACGTTCCATCTCAACGTGTTTTGCTGTATCGATACGGAAACCATCAATACCAAATTTTCTTACCCAATCTGTCAGCCAGAAAATCATGTAGTTAGAAACTACTCTTGGAAGACCCGTTGTATTGAAGAAATTATCTAGTTCTGCTGTTTTCTGAGAAAGTGTTCCTTCTGCAGTCCATTTGTTGATAAGAATTGGAGGGATACCTACGGTTGAAACATCTTCAGTTTTCAAGTCTGGAAGGAAACCTACACAGTTTTCAATTCCTCCACCAGAAGAACAACCATCGTAACCTTCAATATCTGGGTGACGCATCCAATCTGTTCCCCAATAGTTGCTTAGCCAAGTTCCGCCACTAGTATAGTCTACAAAGTTCTCATGGTAAGAATGCCAAGATTCACTTCCCGAAGGACTCCATGATCTCCATGAAGGATCAACTGAACCGTAGTTATATTCTTCCATATCGTGCATAGTAGCGTAACCTGTGTGGTTCATGACTACATCCATCACGATACGAATGCCTCTAGAGTGAGCTTCGTCTACAAACTCCATAAGGTCAGCTTCAGTCCCCATGTTTTTATCAATTTCTGACCAGTCTAAGGCATAATATCCGTGGTATCCGTAGTGTCTGAATGAACCGTCAGAACTACCACCTACCCATCCGTGCATTTGCTCAATAGGCGCTGTAATCCAAATTGCATTGATACCGATAGACTCAAAATAACCTTCACGAAGTTTTGCAGTGATACCTTTCAAGTCTCCACCGTGGAATTCCCCCGCAGAAGAATCATCTGTGTAATCATTTCCATTTCCATCAGTTCCTCTTCCGTAGCTACGGTTGTTACTTGGGTCACCATCATTGAAACGGTCAGTCATCATGAAATAAACAGAAGCGTTATCCCAAGTAAATATGTCATTTGTAGGAGGAGTAATGATGATGTCATCGTCATTTTTGGTGTAGATATTAGTTACTACTGAAGACTGATTATCCGTATCACAAATGGTTATAGCTTTAATAGTAGTCGTTTCAGTAAGCGTGATCGCTCCTGTGTATGCTATACTACTTGCTGAAGGCGTACTTCCATCAGTTGTGTAATACACTTGACATCC
It encodes:
- a CDS encoding chitobiase/beta-hexosaminidase C-terminal domain-containing protein, with the protein product MKNNLLALGWMLLLLCFGVTGKVQAQGADGTEVYLQGFHWESADAVSKDWWNNLNSKINAIKAADIDAVWLPPSSDAGDRAGYLPRKWYDLNSNYGTEQELRNLISNLNQENIKVLADIVINHRVGCTSWADFCEPALDCNSITSDDEVNQQFPGQGCGDFDTGTPYEAARDLNHNDAATRQAIKDWMNWLISDVGYAGWRYDFVHGFAAGYFAEYNNATSPFISIGENWNDNTQTIVDWMDGAQATSTAFDFPLKFTLHSAVGGNYGALNNGGKMPGVAGVWPQNSVTFLENHDTEPVRQADHGGTQFPNDPTSNTQILQGYAYILTHPGNPMVFYSHLFDYGIYDEIAEMIALRKANGIFNNSSLSIQQSDGSGYAAIIDNKLAVKIGGTGWSPSGSGWVLQASGVNYAIWDKGTGVNNAPVLTIAPNVLESADPISVSLSVSDDTDSNLPIYYTLDGTEPSTSSTQYTGAFTLSTTTTVKALSVDSQGKEGTIEKTYYIGESAPVMTVYVKKPANWSAVYAHHWEATPASSVDDTTWPGVQLQAVAGTSTWYYLELPGANASNFVFHDNNGNQDDDIVITGTAWYDGGTVTPNCTSDCPVEETIELNASQASTTFESSIAVSLTATSGATIYYTTDNSEPTESSSVYSSTLTFSETTTLKAKAFKDGNNSDTFTATYTKQETNPTADAPIFSLAGQAFDNSITVSLSNTSGCQVYYTTDGSTPSASSIAYTGAITLTETTTIKAITICDTDNQSSVVTNIYTKNDDDIIITPPTNDIFTWDNASVYFMMTDRFNDGDPSNNRSYGRGTDGNGNDYTDDSSAGEFHGGDLKGITAKLREGYFESIGINAIWITAPIEQMHGWVGGSSDGSFRHYGYHGYYALDWSEIDKNMGTEADLMEFVDEAHSRGIRIVMDVVMNHTGYATMHDMEEYNYGSVDPSWRSWSPSGSESWHSYHENFVDYTSGGTWLSNYWGTDWMRHPDIEGYDGCSSGGGIENCVGFLPDLKTEDVSTVGIPPILINKWTAEGTLSQKTAELDNFFNTTGLPRVVSNYMIFWLTDWVRKFGIDGFRIDTAKHVEMERWARLKQYAISALKDWKAENPEKALDDLEFWMTAEVWGHGKNKSEYHTDGDFNSVINFGLKNDARVSSRQANDLESLFSEYATINDDPTWNSLSYLSSHDVPPLFNRGSLQAAAPGFLLLPGGIQIFYGDESGRPEGNWADEEQNTRSDMNWGAFNQAQHEVWKKLGTFRRDHPAVGAGSHQKISDSPYTFVRDYENQEKGFADRVIVAIGAQGTVSFDVSNYYSEGDTIVDHYTNAEQVVTNGSVSFTADSEGIVLLYNKNYVFVARPVVSISPDTQYDENSITVSISATDKNDPDPAIYYTTDDNLSQADYKNWTVYSSSFELTSSATVRVVAENANGETTYASKKYSVGQIDPMDIYFYKPSDWGSAYIHYFDATPVGVTDDTVWPGVQMTDAGNGWYHASITALSVGIVFNDNGGAQSDDYSRTQSGWFRDGSWTDSCPGDCPGPQVPTVTISPASANYPSGSGNVALSATQSGVIYYTLDGSTPSDQSLPYTGVIPVSGTAGETVTIKAIAYNSEGASEIETGTYTFEALQTFTIYAKGYSHVYYWDVQNENGTITEANPVAWPGVSMVDASEIGTGWMKYEVTGGVCSNVIFTNSGSGQTADLTTCGNEGKGYDNGTWVPLDLGPDITSPSVSISPNGGTFDGEVSVSISSSDDRDTSPTIYYTLDGTDPTTSSTSVQNTTSFTVSTIGVTVVKAYAVDDAGNTSAIVSESFTVNEVTGGFTVYTQGYNNALIHYWNAQPVGSITATSWPGVSMTLEADGWYAFTFPSNVTSTNLLFHDNAGNKSPDLTRDKDGWYRNGQWYDTKPEDPTGLKIHFKSSWGSATRIHYWGTSNGASSNWPGELMTAEGNDWYVYTIEGATSANLLFHNNGGSQTGDLSRSGEGWYKGGQWYSSNPESASRLTSISESNNIISASIYPTQASSNATLKMTLDERSPVNIQVYNMYGQLVKSIKYKPIGLGEQKLNVDVQGLLDGWYFVEVAMGSKREVLRLLKQ
- a CDS encoding helix-turn-helix domain-containing protein, giving the protein MKNLALKNQFKWIGIFCILFCEILSHNLAYAQYETIRFQLTSIPESTPDSSQIYLVSSLNNWLTQDEKYQLQKDENGQYYIEIPKTDQPFQYKFTRGDWKNVEGNTIGDIRPNRFYEPYYTSPIDIEIQSWQDQVREIGKHVLIVITDIPEETPFDASLFLAADFNNWSTHNPEYKFNRDDDGHYYLKLPFGVEKFDFKITRGSWDSVEGRENGRAISNRKFDVTKDDWRHEIKISSWEDLSGKTMTPYMLLLLLSSFQGLMLIISIFGIQNNNRSANKYLALLILSISLVLIARVAMFYRDIFQVFPKLYLVPEFILFLYGPLFYTYIYKLSFKEKTWQKTGLHFIPFCIQLICYIPLWSMSNSDLILYVMNKDLDILFTFSGGIGLIFNFYYWYASKKILAKQSEKSYDYLSEEHKLNYLSGIMNVYVVCLIIWTVLYFSVGIAYLLSYEALHIKEFLIDTLWLTIAFVSFVMGYYAMNQAEILYIPEVHLNLSNKSLSSSVESKKGDAILSEIDLQLKKLLEIQMTDKTLYKNPRLNLTDLAKDMNCSTNDLSRVINDGFQKNFHDFINQYRIDAFIEEVSKDTKQEFTFLAHAYNVGFNSKTAFNRAFKKLVGATPSQYFQQKAG
- a CDS encoding aminotransferase-like domain-containing protein, which encodes MLPFSNLIQIDRESSEVVYRQIYRQFIQLIKDGVLQAGTKLPSTRELAKSLKVNRMTLMLALDELESQDWVESKARKGIFISSSLPMNRAVALGESEREKSKTTGFQIPEQIYFRQHQPQPYLRKLDEGLPDVRLAPLKELGQNYKQILGSASHQKLLSYGSALGDDLLREELVKFLNDSRGLHTSYEQLAIVRGSQMALRMLSEMLIRTGDKIAVGESNYIGADATFLRAGADLVRIPVDQDGVVVEKLADICQKEKIRGIYLTPHHHHPTTVTLSAERRIQLLSIAEQYGLFILEDDYDYDFHYSRSPYLPLASIDQQGHVIYIGSFTKMLAPNFRVGFISAPSDLVKLIEQERILSDRQGDFVLERSIAHLLRDGVIHQHLRKVLKVYQNRRDTMSELLNDKLSSVVEFEIPKGGMAIWGEFDQEIDLAKVSDILLKKHALLIPDFKQYNTFNLLNSQGIRFGFASQKEEEMNEIIGIMSNHFEV
- a CDS encoding CHRD domain-containing protein; this encodes MKRWILRLSVLLSFLYIASACDDDDRTDVGDGGGSTPPGIVQEWNIAVSPRFLIPGITNRTAIGQARLTLFDDNTLEYTLANAAVDNGDRLTTAQINIGDPTMNGDSIVVIVNDNSMQFNAQNDYMGSIQLTEVQADAVLGEAYLLIASENNPNGLLRGQLNETIIFASDIELTTDQVVPPVTGRTETGTASLRITNENNLYYLVNVPDLDRSDMITKVDIHEGMAGANGTVLVDLVGNFENGTLEGSVEVNDQDAIETIELGESYVLVSSQNESDGLLRGQIDESRILIPEIEREWEVALSPRLQVPSLADRPESGTASLILLSDNQLVYTLVVNDLTEGDELTVAHIHAGNPVENGDVFITLADGEDLVFGDSNSINQIVQLTQEQADALRNDDALYVNIHSTQQESGLLRGQVDEVIDLAADLDLSPANQVPPIEGRDETGTAIVRLTEDNELYFDMSVNDLAESDSLTMAHIHAGAAGATGDVIFDFLSGDNAFDENNSLTGVEELSDEVATQLKEDDTYINIHSVEQADGLLRDQIDENRAVRNDENIFE